CGACGAGCTCCCGACGCGTCCCGCGGCGGACGCGGCCCGCCCGGTGAGCGCCTCCGGCACCCGAGCGGTGGTCGCGGCGGCGGACGGCCCCGCGGCCGCGCCCGCCGGCGGCGGCTACGGCGTCAACCACGACAAGTCCTTCCGCCCCCGCCGCCAGGACCGCCCGCAGGACCTGCTGGAGACCGGTGCCGCCTACGCGATGGACGCGGCCGGCTTCCGCGAGCACCGGCACCGCTTCTTCGGCCGCACCGAGCCGGTCCGCACCGACCCGGCCCGGGTGCTGGAGATCGACGACCCGCACGACCTGGCACGGGCGCGGGCCCTCGCGCCCCTCTTCGACGCGGACCGGCCCGGTTCGCTTCTCCCCGCCCACGACGACATCGACGCCGTGGTCCTCGACTTCGACGGCACCCAGACCGACGACCGGGTGCTGATCGACTCCGACGGACGGGAGTTCGTCTCCGTGCACCGCGGGGACGGACTCGGCATCGCGGCCCTCCGCCGGAGCGGCCTGAAGATGCTGATCCTGTCCACGGAACAGAACCCGGTGGTCGCCGCCCGCGCCCGGAAGCTGAAGCTCCCGGTGCTGCACGGCATCGACCGCAAGGACCTCGCCCTCAAGCAGTGGTGCGAGGAGCAGGGCATCGCGCCGGAGCGCGTGCTCTACGTCGGCAACGACGTCAACGACCTCCCGTGCTTCGCCCTCGTCGGCTGGCCCGTGGCGGTCGCGAGCGCCCACGACGTCGTACGCGGCGCCGCACGCGCGGTCACCACCCTCCCCGGCGGTGACGGCGCGATCCGAGAGATCGCCAGCTGGATCCTCGGCCCCTCTCTCGATTCCCTCCCCAAGTAAGGACATCCCCTGATGAGCACCAACTCCCGTCTGCGTACGTTCGGTTCGCGCGAGGTCGGCCCCGGCCGCCCCGTCTACATCTGCGGCGAGATCGGCATCAACCACAACGGTGAGCTGGAGAACGCGTTCAAGCTGATCGACGTGGCCGCCGACGCCGGCTGCGACGCCGTGAAGTTCCAGAAGCGCACCCCGGAGATCTGCACCCCGCGCGACCAGTGGGACATCGAGCGCGACACCCCCTGGGGCCGGATGACCTACATCGACTACCGCCACCGGGTGGAGTTCGGCGAGGACGAGTACCGCCAGATCGACGCGTACTGCAAGGAGAAGGGGATCGACTGGTTCGCCTCCCCGTGGGACACCGAGGCCGTCGCCTTCCTGGAGAAGTTCGACGTCCCCGCCCACAAGGTGGCCTCCGCCTCCCTGACCGACGACGAGCTGCTGCGCGCCCTGCGTGCCACCGGCCGCTCGGTCATCCTCTCCACCGGCATGTCCACCCCGAAGCAGATCCGCCACGCGGTCGAGGTCCTCGGCTCGGACAACATCCTCATGTGCCACGCCACCTCGACCTACCCGGCCAAGGCCGAGGAGCTGAACCTCCGCGTGATCAACACGCTGGAGAAGGAGTTCCCGAACGTCCCGATCGGCTACTCCGGCCACGAGACCGGCCTGCAGACCACGCTCGCCGCGGTCGCCCTCGGCGCCACCTTCGTCGAGCGCCACATCACCCTCGACCGCGCCATGTGGGGCTCCGACCAGGCCGCCTCCGTGGAGCCGCAGGGCCTCACCCGCCTGGTGCGCGACATCCGCACGATCGAGGCCTCCCTCGGCGACGGCGTCAAGAAGGTCTACGACTCCGAGCTCGGCCCGATGAAGAAGCTGCGCCGCGTCAGCGGTGTCGTCGCCGAGGCGGAGATCGCCGCGGCCGCGGGCGAGCCGGTCGCGGTCTGAGCGCCCTGATCGCCTGACGGATGCCCTTACGACGGGACGGTCGCACGCCGATGAGCCCCCGCGCCGGTCACGCCGGCCACCCCGCCCGCACGCTCGCCTTCGTGGAGAGCCCGGTACAGCTGCTGAACGTACTGGAGTGGGCCCACCTGCACGGCCTGCGCGGCGCGGACCCGGCCGGGCCGCCCGCTCACGCGGTTCCCTCCGGGGCCTGGGGTGCGGCTCCGGCTGTCCGGCCCGACGCGGCTCCGGCTGTCCGGCCCGACGCGGCTCCGGCTGTCCGGCCCGACGCGGCTCCGGCTGTCCGGCCCGACGCGGCTCCGGCCGTCCGGCCCGACGCGGCGGAGTCGTCCCGTGTCGGGGGTGCGGTTCCGGAGGTCTCGTCCGATGCCGCGGGCGCGGTTCCGGCCGCCTCGTCCGGGTCCCGGGGTGAGGGGCCGGCGGAGGTGTCCGGTGGCGGGGATGCGGTTCCGGAGGTCTCGTCCGATGCCGCGGGCGCGGTTCCGGCCGCCTCGTCCGGGTCCCGGGGTGAGGGGCCGGCGGAGGTGTCCGGTGGCGGGGGTGCGGCCTCGGCTGTCGCGTCCGTGCCGCCGCAGGTCCGGCGCGCGGTGGTCGGGGCCGGGCTGCCGGGGGACGACGCGGAGCTGACCGTCGTCGTGCTGGCGCCGACCGATCCCATGACCCGGGGTCAGCTGCGCCGGATGGCCGACCTGGCCCGGGACGAGGGGTACCGGGTGCGCTGGGAGGAGGCGCGGGGCGGCACGACCGCGCCCTTCCACACCATCGGCGGCCTGGCCGGCCCGCTGCGCCGCGCCGACCGGATCGTCATGGGCGACCCCTTCTCCCGCTACGTGCAGCTCCTGCTCACCATCACCCGCGCCCGCGACCTGGTGGTCGTGGACGACGGCACCGCGACCATGGAGTTCGTCGCCCAGCTCGCCCGCGGCGAGCGGCTGGTGCGCTGGCACCGCAAGGGCGGCCGCCCCGGCCCCCGCGACCTGCTCTTCGCCCCCGTCTCCTCCTCGGCCCGCCGCCGCCTCACCCCGAGCGGCCGCCGCCGGGTCGAGGTCTTCTCCTCCATGCCGGTGACGGAGACCCCCGAAGGGGTCACGGTCACCGTCAACGACTTCGCCTGGACCCGGGCCCGCTTCGGCCCGCCCCGCATCACCCGGGGCGCCGACATGGTCGGCACCTCCCTGGTGGAGACCGGGGTGGTGGACGGCGACCGCTATCTGGAGGCCGTCCGCGACCTGGCCAAGGCGCACGGCGCCACCCGCTACTTCGCGCACCGCCGGGAGAACACCGCCAAACTGCACCGGCTGGCCGCCGAGACCGGCCTGGAGATCGTCCGCCCGGACCTCCCGCTGGAGCTGATCGCCCGCCGCGGCCCCATCGGCCGCACGATCCTCAGCTTCCCCTCCACCGTCGTGCACACCCTGCCCCTCGCCCTGGCCGGCACCGGCGTCCGCGTCGCGGTCTGCGACATCGACCCGGGCTGGCTGACCCAGAACGCCTCTCCACGCGCCCAGGGCTTCCTGTCGGGCGTCACGGACACGGCACGGGACGTCCACCGCCTGGCGGCGGTGGCACTGGCCTGACCTCACCCGGCCTGACCTCACCCGGCCGGGCCTCAGGAAGCCGGGTCCGGACGGTGGACACGCCGAGCGGGAACCTGGGTAGGCATGGTATGCGTGGAAGAGGAAACAGTGGTTTTACCCATCGAAGTTCGCCGCCATGCGCCCAACGGTCAGATTTTCTTCCCCTAACAGATTGAACTTTTGTTGATCGAGGGTCAGTTGACCGCCCGGGCGTCCTACCCTTCAGAGGGTGAACCAAGTGATGTCCCGAGAGTCCGAGGCCGATGTCCCCGGGGACGTGCTCCCCGGCGTGCTCAGCGAGTCCCTGCACGCCGAACTGGTCGCCTTCCGGCGCGACTTGCACATGCACCCCGAGCTGGGAAACCAGGAGTTCCGCACCACCGCCGCGATCAAGGAGCGGCTGGAGCAGGCCGGGCTGCGCCCCCGCGTCCTGGCCACCGGAACCGGCCTCCTCTGTGACATCGGGGTCCCGGAGGGCACCCGGCCCTCCGTGCCGATGCTCGCCCTGCGGGCCGACATCGACGCCCTGCCCATCCCGGACACCAAGGCGGACTGCCCGTACCGGTCCACCGTGCCCGACCGCGCCCACGCCTGCGGCCACGACGTGCACACCACGGTGGTGCTCGGCGCCGGGCTCGTCCTCGCCGACCTGCACGCCAAGGGCCTGCTGCCGCGCCCGGTGCGGCTGGTCTTCCAGCCCGCCGAGGAGGTGCTGCCCGGCGGCGCGCTCGGCGCCATCGGGGACGGCGCGCTCGACGACGTGGGCCGGATCCTCGCCGTGCACTGCGACCCCAAGGTCGACGCCGGCCGGATCGGTCTGCGGCACGGGCCGATCACCAGTGCCTGCGACCGCCTGGAGGTCGCGCTCGACGGCCCCGGCGGCCACACCGCGCGTCCGCACCTCACCACCGACCTGGTCACCGCGGCCGCCCGGGTCGCCGTGGACGTGCCCGCGATCGTCGCCCGGCGCGTCGACACGCGGGCCGGCCTCGCCCTGACCTGGGGGCGGATCGAGTCCGGCCACGCCCCGAACGTGGTCCCGCAGCACGCCGAGCTGTCCGGCACCGTCCGCTGCCTGGACCTCGACGCGTGGCGCGAGGCCCCCGACATCGTGCACGCGGCCATCGACGAGGTCGCCACCCTGCACCGGGCCAAGTCGGAGATCAACTACGTCCGTGGTGTGCCGCCGGTGGTCAACGACCGGGAGTCCACCGAGGTGCTGCGCCGGGCCATGGTCGCCCGGCGTGGTGTGCGCTCGGTGGAGAGCACCGCGCAGAGCCTGGGCGGCGAGGACTTCTCCTGGTACCTGGAGAACGTGCCCGGCGCCATGGCCCGCCTCGGCGTCCGCACCCCCGGCGACCGCGTGGGACGCGATCTGCACCAGGGCGACTTCGACGCCGACGAGCACGCGATCACGGTCGGGGTGGAGATGTTCACCGCGGCGGCCCTGCTCGACGCTCTCTAGGCCGGACGGGGCCTGCGGGTGCCTGCGGCGCCTGTGCGGGTGGGTGGGGGTTGCGGTAGCGCCCGGTGTGGTTTTCGTGTCGGGGGTGGGGCGGGGGGTGTCCGTCCTCGGAACGGCGCGGAATCGGTCGGTTGAGAGGGCTCCCGACGTTGACGCGCCAACCGCTGCGGGCGGACACCCCCCGCCCCACCCCCTTCCCGCCGTGGGCGACTGCGGCATCCGTCCGGCTCACCGTCGATACGGGGGTGGCGGGTGACTGCCGCGGCCCGGCCTCGAATCTGGCGCCCCGGCAGCCCACCCAGGGGCGCGGCCTCGGCTCTGATTGGGCGGCCCCGGCAGCTGTCCCAGGGGCGCGGGGAACTGCGCGACCGGCCACGACGGCGGGACGGATGCCTACGGTCTCGGCCCTCGGGGCGCTGTCGTGCCTCGGCGTTGGTCGGGCGGCCCCGGCAGCTGTCCCAGGGGCGCGGGGAACTGCGCGACCGGCCACGACGGCGGGACGGATGCCCACGGTCTCGGCCCCCGGGGCGCTGTCGTGCCTCGACTTCGGTCGGACGCTACGGCAGCTGTCCCAGGGGCACGGGGAACTGCGCGACCGGCCACGACGGCGGGACGCATGCCCACGGCCCCGGCCGCCCCGGGCGCCATAGGGGCTGGACCTGGCCCCGGCGGCACGGCAGCCCACCCAGGGGCGCGGGGAACTGCGCGATCGGCCACGACGGCGGGACGCATGACCGCGGAGTCCGATCCATACCCCTTCGTCCATCTGTGTCACCCCGGTGTAACCGGAGACGCCCGGAGGCGGCACGAAACGATAACGGCCATGAGAAACCCCGTTCCCCTCCCCTTCTACGCGCGTTACTGTGCGCCGAATCGCCACCACTGGCGGCACATTGGGGACAGCGGCCCGTGACGGCGCCGTGGGGATGAAGGAGTGCTTGCTGTGCGTCTGCTCTCTCGGAAGATGTCCCGGAGAACGAGGTTCTCCCAAGCTGCGGTGGCCGTCACGGTCGTCGCCCTCGCGGCCGCAGGGTGCGGCAAGTCCAGCACCGACTCCGCCACCTCGTCCTCCAAGGACGGCAAGTACTCCGGCAAGGGCATCGGCCTCGCCTACGACATCGGCGGCAAGGGCGACCAGTCCTTCAACGACGCCGCGTACGCCGGCTTCAAGAAGGCCCAGGACGAGTTCAAGATCGGCGGCCGGGACATCGAGCCGCAGGCCAACGAATCCGACGCGGACAAGATCCAGCGTCTGGAGACCCTGGCCAAGGCCGGCTACAACCCCGTCATCGGCGTCGGCTTCGCCTACGCGCCGGCCGTCAAGCAGGTCGCCTCGAAGTACCCGAAGGTCACCTTCGGCATCATCGACGACAACACCATCCAGGCGAAGAACGTCGCCGACATGGTCTTCCACGAGGAGCAGGCCTCGTACCTCGCGGGCGTGGCCGCGGCCAAGGCCACGAAGAAGCACCACATCGGCTTCATCGGCGGCGTGGACATCCCGCTGATCCACAAGTTCGAGGCCGGCTTCGACCAGGGCGCCAAGTCGGTCGACCCGAAGATCAAGATCGAGTCGCAGTACCTGACCCAGACCCCGGCCGAGGGCGGCTTCTCCAGCCCGGACAAGGGCGAGAACGCGGCCAACGGCCAGATCGACGCGGGCGCCGACGTGATCTACCACGCGGCCGGCCTCTCCGGCCAGGGCGTGATCAAGTCCGCCGCAGAGCACAAGGTGTGGGCCGTCGGCGTCGACTCCGACCAGTACCAGCAGAGCGCGCTGGCCAAGTACAAGGACTACATCCTCGGCTCGGCCCTGAAGAACGTCGGCGGCGCGGTCTACGACCTGGCCAAGTCGGTCTACGACGGCAAGCCGCTCAGCGGCGAGGTCCGCGGCGACCTGAAGTCCGGCGGGGTGGGCTTCGCCGACTCCAACCCGAAGTACAAGGCGCTGCCCGGTGTGGCCGCGGCCGTGGACAAGGCCAAGCAGGACATCATCAGCGGCAAGATCACCGTCAACACCAAGTGATCTGACCCCGCCCGGCACCGTTCCTCGGTTACGCCCCTTGCCTGCCGCAAGGGGCGTACTGCTGTCCGTAACCTTGGGCAGTGACTGTGGCCACAGCTCGATAACGGACCGGACATTGGGGGTTTTCCGCCAGGTCTACGCGCGTTACGCTGCGGCGGAACCAGCGCCTGGTTTGGGCGCTTGCACAAAGGAGTCTCGTTCCATGCGCCGGGTGTCCCGTATCACGATTGCAGGCGTTGCGACCGCAGCGCTGGCCGTCACCGTCTCTGCCTGTGGCAGCAGCTCTTCCTCCTCGTCCTCCGCCGAAGGCAAGTCCAAGGGCATCGGCCTGGCGTACGACGTCGGCGGCAAGGGTGACCAGTCCTTCAACGACGCCGCCTACGCGGGCCTGCAGAAGGCCGAGAAGGACTTCGGTGTCGGCGCCCGGGACGTCGAGCCCCAGGACAACGAGACCGACGCGGACAAGACCCAGCGTCTGGAGACCCTGGCCAAGGCCGGCTACAACCCGGTCATCGGTGTCGGCTTCGCCTACGCGGGCGCCGTGAAGGAGGCCGCGACGAAGTTCCCGAAGGTCACCTTCGGCATCATCGACGACAACCAGACCCAGGCGAAGAACGTCGCCGACATGGTCTTCCACGAGGAGCAGTCCTCGTACCTCGCGGGTGTCGCGGCCGCCAAGGCCACCAAGAAGAACCACATCGGCTTCATCGGCGGCGTGGACGTCCCGCTGATCCACAAGTTCGAGGCCGGCTACGTCCAGGGTGCCAAGTCGGTCAACCCGAAGATCAAGGTCGAGTCGCAGTACCTGACCCAGACCGCCCAGGAGGGTGGCTTCTCCAGCCCGGACAAGGGTGAGAACGCCGCCAACGGCCAGATCGACGCGGGCGCCGACGTGCTGTACGCCGCCGCCGGCCTCTCCGGCCAGGGCGTCATCAAGTCCGCCGCCGAGCACAAGGTGTGGGCGATCGGCGTCGACTCCGACCAGTACAACCAGCAGGCGCTGGGCAAGTACAAGGACTACATCCTGACCTCGGCCCTGAAGAACGTCGAGGGCGCGGTCTACGACCTGTCCAAGTCCGTCATCAAGGACAAGAAGCCGCTCGCCGGCGAGATCCGCGGCTCCCTGGACAACGGCGGTGTCGGCCTGGCCGACTCCAACCCGACCTTCAAGAACAACGCCGCCATGCAGGCCGCGATCAAGAAGGCCGAGGCCGGCATCAAGGACGGCAGCATCAAGGTGAAGACCTCCTGACGATCTAGGTCAGAAGCCTTGGCCAACAGAGCGCTGTAATGACAGCGTTACGGCCACGGAACGGGGTGCGGAGAGGATGACCTGCCCGCACCCCGTTCGCGCGGCAGAATGCTCGGAACGGATCGGGTACTTGCGCGGGACGACTGTCCCTGATCAAGGCCGATCAGATCCGGGCACTATTTAAAGCAGGGGCGCTACGCGCGTAGAGCGGCCCCTTTCCCGAGGAGAGTGCGCCATCGACGCGTCCAGCAGCCCTCCGCTCACCGCTCAGTCGACAGTCGCGGTAGAGCTCGCGGGCATCACCAAGCGATTCCCCGGTGTGGTGGCCAACCACGACATCCACCTGACGGTCCGCAAGGGCACCGTGCACGCCCTCGTCGGCGAGAACGGCGCCGGCAAGTCGACCCTGATGAAGATCCTCTACGGCATGCAGAAGCCGGACGAGGGCACCATCGCCATCGACGGCGAGCAGGTGAGCTTCTCCAGCCCGGCCGACGCCATCGCCCGCGGCATCGGCATGGTCCACCAGCACTTCATGCTGGCCGACAACCTGACCGTGCTGGAGAACGTGGTGCTCGGCAGCGAGAAGCTGTTCGGCATCGGCGGCGGCGCCCGCAAGAAGATCAAGGAGATCTCCGACCGCTACGGCCTCGGCATCCGTCCGGACGCCCTGGTCGAGGACCTCGGCGTGGCCGACCGCCAGCGCGTGGAGATCCTCAAGGTCCTCTTCCGCGGTGCGCGCACCCTGATCCTCGACGAGCCGACCGCCGTGCTCGTCCCGCAGGAGGTCGACGCGCTCTTCGACAACCTGCGCGAGCTGAAGGCCGAGGGCCTCTCGGTCATCTTCATCTCCCACAAGCTGGGCGAGGTGCTGTCCGTCGCCGACGACATCACCGTCATCCGGCGCGGCACGACCGTCGGGACCGCCGTCCCGGCCGAGACCACCCCGCGCCAGCTCGCCGAGCTGATGGTCGGCAGCGAGCTGCCCACCCCGGAGACCGCCGAGTCCACGGTCACCGACCGCGCGGTGCTGGAGGTCAGGAACCTCACCGTGCACGCCCGCGGCGCCGTCTCCATGGGCACGGAGGAGGAGCCCGCGGCCGGGGGCCTCACCGAGTTCGCGCCCGCAGGCGCGGTCAAGAAGGTCCTCGACGACGTCACCTTCACCATCCACGCCGGCGAGGTCATGGGCATCGCCGGTGTCGAGGGCAACGGCCAGACCGAGCTGATCGACGCGCTGATCGGCACCAAGCACGCCGACTCCGGGCAGATCGTCTTCCTCGGCGAGGACATCACCCCCTGGGCCACCCGCAAGCGCCGCGAGTCCGGCGTCGGCTACATCCCCGAGGACCGCCACCGCCAGGGCCTGCTGCTGGAGTCCCCGCTGTGGGAGAACCGCATCCTCGGCCACGTCACCGAGAAGCCCAACGCCAAGGGCTTCTGGCTGAACCCCAAGGGCGCCCAGGCCGACACCCGCCGGATCGTCGAGGAGTACGACGTCCGCACCCCCGGCATCGACGTCACCGCCGCCTCCCTGTCCGGCGGCAACCAGCAGAAGCTGATCGTCGGCCGCGAGATGAGCCACGACCCCAAGTTCCTGATCGCCGCCCACCCCACCCGCGGTGTGGACGTCGGCGCCCAGGCGCAGATCTGGGACCGCATCCGCGAGGCCCGCCGCGAGGGCCTGGCCGTGCTGCTGATCTCCGCCGACCTCGACGAGCTGATCGGCCTGTCGGACACCCTGCGCGTCATCTACGACGGCAGGCTGGTCGCCGACGCCGACCCGGCCACCATCACGCCGGAGGAGCTCGGCACGGCCATGACGGGTGCCGCGTCCGGTCACCTGGAGCACGAAGAGACCGCCCCCGAGGGCGCCGACAACGCCGGTCCGGAGGACGAGACCCGATGAAGAAGTTCGACAAGGAGCGGGCGCTCGTCGCGGTGGCCGGACCGGTCATCGCGATCGTCCTGGCGATCGTGCTGACCTCGGTGGTCCTGCTCGCCTCGGGCAAGAACCCGATCGAGCCCTACGTCCTGATGCTGCAGCAGTTGCCGTACTCGGACATCCAGGTGCTGATCATCAATCAGGCGTCGCTGTACTACATCGCCGCCATCGCGGTCGCCCTCGGCTTCCGCATGAACCTGTTCAACATCGGTGTCGACGGCCAGTACCGCCTCGCCGCGGTGATGACCGCCGTCGTCGGCGCGCACGTGGCCCTGCCCGGCGTCCTGCAGATCCCGTTGCTGCTGATCGTCGCCATGGCCACCGGCGCCTTCTGGGCCGGCATCGCCGGTGTCCTGAAGGTCACCCGGGGCGTCAGCGAGGTCGTCGCGACGATCATGCTGAACTCGATCGCCACCGCCGTCATCGGCTACGTCACCCTCACCGACGTGTGGGGCGTGCAGATCGGCGACAACGTGACGACCGGCGTGATGAAGAAGTCCGGCTGGTTCCCGGGCATCAACCTCGGCTCGGACGTCGGCGAGATCTACGGCCTGGTCTTCCTCGCCGTCGTCCTCGGCATCGGCTACTGGGTGGTGCTCAACCGCACCCGCTTCGGCTTCGACCTGCGCGCCACCGGCGCCTCGGAGACCGCCGCCGCGGCCTCCGGTGTCGACGCCAAGCGCATGGTGCTGGTCTCCATGCTGATCTCCGGCGCCATCGCGGGCCTGGCCGGTCTGCCGCTGCTGCTCGGCGACACCCACACCTACAGCCTGAGCTTCCCCGCCGGCCTCGGCTTCACCGCCATCGGCATCGCCCTGCTCGGCCGCAACAACCCCGGCGGCATCGCGCTCGCCGCCCTGCTGTGGGCCTTCCTCGACAAGGCCTCGCCCGCCCTGGACTACGCGACCCCGGTGGCGTACGACAAGGAGATCGCCACGATCATGCAGGGCCTGATCGTCTTCGCGGTCGTCATCTCGTACGAGGCCGTACGGCAGTGGGGCCTGCGCCGCCAGCAGAAGCGGGTCGGCGCGGAGCTGGCCGCGGCCGCCGCTCAGAACACCAAGAAGGAGGTGGCGGCCTGATGTCCACCGCGACCATCGCCAAGCCGCAGGCGAAGCAGCCCGGCAAGGGCGGCCGCCGAATGTCGCTCCCGGTACTCCTGCTGGTCATCGCGGGCGTGCTGGTGCTGACCTCGATCGTCCGCCTGATCACCGGTGCGGACGGCATCACCTCGGTCGGGCAGATGTCCACCGCGCTGCAGCTCGCCGTGCCGATCGGCCTCGCCGGCCTCGGCGGCCTGTGGGCCGAGCGCGCGGGCGTCGTCAACATCGGCCTCGAGGGCATGATGATCCTCGGCACCTGGTTCGGCGCCTGGGCCGGCTACCAGTGGGGCCCGTGGGCCGGCATCGCCTTCGGCATCATCGGCGGCGCGCTCGGCGCCGTCCTGCACGCCGTCGCCACCGTCACGTTCAACGTCAACCACATCGTCTCCGGTGTGGCGCTGAACATCCTGGCCCTCGGCGTCACCCGCTACCTGTCGAAGTTCACCTTCGCCGACGCCCCGCAGGGCTCCACCAAGCAGTCCCCGCCGATCGACTCGCTCGGCGAGTTCAGCATCCCGGGGCTGTCGGACTGGCTGAACACGCTGAACGGCAAGCACTGGTTCCTGGTCTCCGACATCGCCGGCCTGCTCGGCGGCCTGGTCACCGACCTGTCGCCGCTGACCGTCATCGCCGTCGCGCTCGTCCCGCTGACCTGGTGGGTGCTGTGGCGCACCGCGTTCGGCCTGCGCCTGCGCTCCTGCGGCGAGAACCCGGTGGCGGCCGAGTCCCTCGGCGTCAACGTGTACAAGTACAAGTACATCGCGGTGATCATCTCCGGCGGCTTCGCCGGCCTCGGCGGCGCCTTCCTGTCGATCGTGGCGTCCAACGTGTACCTCGACGGCCAGACGGCCGGCCGCGGCTACATCGGTCTCGCCGCGATGATCTTCGGCAACTGGATGCCGGGCGGCCTCGCCCTCGGCGCCGGCCTGTTCGGCTACACCGACAGCCTCAACCTGCGCGGCGGCACCACCAACGTGCACGCGCTGATCCTGCTGGTGGCGATCCTGCTGGTGATCGGCGCCGCCTACCTGGCCTGGCGCAAGAAGTACGTCCCGGCCGTCGTCACGGTCGTCGTCGCGGCCCTGATGTTCCTCTGGTACACCTCCACCAACGAGGTCCCGCGGCAGCTCGTGACGGCCACCCCGTACATCGTCACGCTGCTCGTCCTGTCGCTGTCCGCGCAGAAGCTGCGCATGCCGAAGGCGGACGGCCTGCCGTACCGCAAGGGG
Above is a genomic segment from Streptomyces collinus Tu 365 containing:
- a CDS encoding N-acylneuraminate cytidylyltransferase, which gives rise to MTDADHDAPAVRRVLAVIPARGGSKGVPAKNLAPVGGVPLVARAVRECRAARLVTDVVVSTDDPAIAAAARQAGAEVVLRPAAIAGDTATSEAAVLHAMDVHEALHGTAVHAVLLVQCTSPFLLGEDIDGVASAVVEHGADTALTVAPFHGFVWRDAADELPTRPAADAARPVSASGTRAVVAAADGPAAAPAGGGYGVNHDKSFRPRRQDRPQDLLETGAAYAMDAAGFREHRHRFFGRTEPVRTDPARVLEIDDPHDLARARALAPLFDADRPGSLLPAHDDIDAVVLDFDGTQTDDRVLIDSDGREFVSVHRGDGLGIAALRRSGLKMLILSTEQNPVVAARARKLKLPVLHGIDRKDLALKQWCEEQGIAPERVLYVGNDVNDLPCFALVGWPVAVASAHDVVRGAARAVTTLPGGDGAIREIASWILGPSLDSLPK
- a CDS encoding N-acetylneuraminate synthase family protein, which encodes MSTNSRLRTFGSREVGPGRPVYICGEIGINHNGELENAFKLIDVAADAGCDAVKFQKRTPEICTPRDQWDIERDTPWGRMTYIDYRHRVEFGEDEYRQIDAYCKEKGIDWFASPWDTEAVAFLEKFDVPAHKVASASLTDDELLRALRATGRSVILSTGMSTPKQIRHAVEVLGSDNILMCHATSTYPAKAEELNLRVINTLEKEFPNVPIGYSGHETGLQTTLAAVALGATFVERHITLDRAMWGSDQAASVEPQGLTRLVRDIRTIEASLGDGVKKVYDSELGPMKKLRRVSGVVAEAEIAAAAGEPVAV
- a CDS encoding amidohydrolase, coding for MSRESEADVPGDVLPGVLSESLHAELVAFRRDLHMHPELGNQEFRTTAAIKERLEQAGLRPRVLATGTGLLCDIGVPEGTRPSVPMLALRADIDALPIPDTKADCPYRSTVPDRAHACGHDVHTTVVLGAGLVLADLHAKGLLPRPVRLVFQPAEEVLPGGALGAIGDGALDDVGRILAVHCDPKVDAGRIGLRHGPITSACDRLEVALDGPGGHTARPHLTTDLVTAAARVAVDVPAIVARRVDTRAGLALTWGRIESGHAPNVVPQHAELSGTVRCLDLDAWREAPDIVHAAIDEVATLHRAKSEINYVRGVPPVVNDRESTEVLRRAMVARRGVRSVESTAQSLGGEDFSWYLENVPGAMARLGVRTPGDRVGRDLHQGDFDADEHAITVGVEMFTAAALLDAL
- a CDS encoding BMP family lipoprotein, which encodes MSRRTRFSQAAVAVTVVALAAAGCGKSSTDSATSSSKDGKYSGKGIGLAYDIGGKGDQSFNDAAYAGFKKAQDEFKIGGRDIEPQANESDADKIQRLETLAKAGYNPVIGVGFAYAPAVKQVASKYPKVTFGIIDDNTIQAKNVADMVFHEEQASYLAGVAAAKATKKHHIGFIGGVDIPLIHKFEAGFDQGAKSVDPKIKIESQYLTQTPAEGGFSSPDKGENAANGQIDAGADVIYHAAGLSGQGVIKSAAEHKVWAVGVDSDQYQQSALAKYKDYILGSALKNVGGAVYDLAKSVYDGKPLSGEVRGDLKSGGVGFADSNPKYKALPGVAAAVDKAKQDIISGKITVNTK
- a CDS encoding BMP family lipoprotein gives rise to the protein MRRVSRITIAGVATAALAVTVSACGSSSSSSSSAEGKSKGIGLAYDVGGKGDQSFNDAAYAGLQKAEKDFGVGARDVEPQDNETDADKTQRLETLAKAGYNPVIGVGFAYAGAVKEAATKFPKVTFGIIDDNQTQAKNVADMVFHEEQSSYLAGVAAAKATKKNHIGFIGGVDVPLIHKFEAGYVQGAKSVNPKIKVESQYLTQTAQEGGFSSPDKGENAANGQIDAGADVLYAAAGLSGQGVIKSAAEHKVWAIGVDSDQYNQQALGKYKDYILTSALKNVEGAVYDLSKSVIKDKKPLAGEIRGSLDNGGVGLADSNPTFKNNAAMQAAIKKAEAGIKDGSIKVKTS
- a CDS encoding ABC transporter ATP-binding protein — its product is MDASSSPPLTAQSTVAVELAGITKRFPGVVANHDIHLTVRKGTVHALVGENGAGKSTLMKILYGMQKPDEGTIAIDGEQVSFSSPADAIARGIGMVHQHFMLADNLTVLENVVLGSEKLFGIGGGARKKIKEISDRYGLGIRPDALVEDLGVADRQRVEILKVLFRGARTLILDEPTAVLVPQEVDALFDNLRELKAEGLSVIFISHKLGEVLSVADDITVIRRGTTVGTAVPAETTPRQLAELMVGSELPTPETAESTVTDRAVLEVRNLTVHARGAVSMGTEEEPAAGGLTEFAPAGAVKKVLDDVTFTIHAGEVMGIAGVEGNGQTELIDALIGTKHADSGQIVFLGEDITPWATRKRRESGVGYIPEDRHRQGLLLESPLWENRILGHVTEKPNAKGFWLNPKGAQADTRRIVEEYDVRTPGIDVTAASLSGGNQQKLIVGREMSHDPKFLIAAHPTRGVDVGAQAQIWDRIREARREGLAVLLISADLDELIGLSDTLRVIYDGRLVADADPATITPEELGTAMTGAASGHLEHEETAPEGADNAGPEDETR
- a CDS encoding ABC transporter permease; the encoded protein is MKKFDKERALVAVAGPVIAIVLAIVLTSVVLLASGKNPIEPYVLMLQQLPYSDIQVLIINQASLYYIAAIAVALGFRMNLFNIGVDGQYRLAAVMTAVVGAHVALPGVLQIPLLLIVAMATGAFWAGIAGVLKVTRGVSEVVATIMLNSIATAVIGYVTLTDVWGVQIGDNVTTGVMKKSGWFPGINLGSDVGEIYGLVFLAVVLGIGYWVVLNRTRFGFDLRATGASETAAAASGVDAKRMVLVSMLISGAIAGLAGLPLLLGDTHTYSLSFPAGLGFTAIGIALLGRNNPGGIALAALLWAFLDKASPALDYATPVAYDKEIATIMQGLIVFAVVISYEAVRQWGLRRQQKRVGAELAAAAAQNTKKEVAA
- a CDS encoding ABC transporter permease, yielding MSTATIAKPQAKQPGKGGRRMSLPVLLLVIAGVLVLTSIVRLITGADGITSVGQMSTALQLAVPIGLAGLGGLWAERAGVVNIGLEGMMILGTWFGAWAGYQWGPWAGIAFGIIGGALGAVLHAVATVTFNVNHIVSGVALNILALGVTRYLSKFTFADAPQGSTKQSPPIDSLGEFSIPGLSDWLNTLNGKHWFLVSDIAGLLGGLVTDLSPLTVIAVALVPLTWWVLWRTAFGLRLRSCGENPVAAESLGVNVYKYKYIAVIISGGFAGLGGAFLSIVASNVYLDGQTAGRGYIGLAAMIFGNWMPGGLALGAGLFGYTDSLNLRGGTTNVHALILLVAILLVIGAAYLAWRKKYVPAVVTVVVAALMFLWYTSTNEVPRQLVTATPYIVTLLVLSLSAQKLRMPKADGLPYRKGQGK